TTCTTTTTTACTATTTATCATAATTTTTTCGTCTAATTTTGAAATCCGAAGACACTACTTCGTCGATATTTAGAACTGAAATAAAGGCATCTGGATCTAGTTCTGCCAAAATATCTTTGACGTCACGAACTTCATTAGGATTCAAAACGACATAAAGAACATCAAAACCACGTCCAGTATAGGCACCCTTACCTTGCAAATAAGTTACCCCTCGATTAATTTCTTGTAAAATAGCTGAAGCAGCCTTGTCTGATTCCTTGGTGATAATCAGCATACCACGAACCATGTAACCACCATTTTGCACAACTGTCAAAACTTGACTAAATACAAAACTAGCTATCAAGGTATAAAGCATGTGTTTGAAATCGATATAAACTAAGGAGGATGATAAAACCAAAACATCAATCAAAAGTAAGGTTTGTCCCAGTTTCATCCCCATCTTTTCTTCCAAAACGCGACCAACAATGTCTGTTCCGCCAGTCGTAGCACCATATCGAAAGACAATCCCACTACCTGTCCCTGCAAAAATACCAGCTATAATCGCGACCAACATCATGTCGTCCTGCAATCCCAACTCAATTGGAACACGTTGCCAAATCCATATAAATATTGACATGGTCACCGTTCCATAAATGGTTAATAGCAGTGATTTTTTGCCAAAAACATGAGCTCCTAAGACAAACAAGGGCAGGTTAATGAGCAATGATGATAAAGCAGGATCTACACCAAAAAGGGCATGGAGAATCAAGGTAATCCCTGCGACCCCACCTTCAGCAAGATGATTTGCCATGTTGAAATTCACAAAACCAAATGTATATAACGCTACACCCAACGTAATCCAAATCAGATGAATGCTATCTGACAAATGCCACCTAAACTTCATATTGATACCTCTTTTTGATAATCATATTTTATCCTTATAAAAAGAGCAAAAAGCTCCTTTTACTATTCTATTTAAGAATCTTCAAATAGAGAAAACTCACCTAAATATTTATCAGACAAACCACTGAATGCTGTCCCATTTTAGCCTAATTTAAAAACTTTTAAAGTATCTTTGTTTTTACCATTACCGAGTCTGATTTAAAACAGATAACTCCTAACAGCATCGCTCTTTCAATTCTGGAATCAGGTTGGAACAGTCTATCCCCAGACTGTTCTAATCATCATTAAATCTTCCGATAATCTGGACGTTTTCTGATATGGAGACAAAAGCTCGCGGATCAGCTTTTGCCATAAGTTGTTTAAAGTCAGTATATTCTTCCCGAGTTATAATAGCTAAAAGAACTGCCTTATCCTCCTTTTTATAGGTCCCCTGAGCATCATTAATAGAGGTTACTCCACGGTGCAATTTCTTATGAATCATAGCCACTACACGATCAGGTCTTGATGTCACAATCATGGCCTGCATTTTCTTTTGCTTAGTATATACAGCATCTGTAACACGACTAGAAACAAAAATAGTAACCATAGAATAAAGAGCATATTGCCAACCGAAAAGAATTCCAGCAAAAATCATAATGACCCCATTGACGATGAGGGAAATACTCCCAACATTGCGCCCTGTCTTTTGACGAATCGTCAAAGAAACAATATCGGTACCACCACTGGAAATTCTAGAACGAAGTCCAACTCCTACACCCAATCCCATGAATAAGCCACCAAAAATAGCATTAATCAAGGGATCTGTCGTCAAGGTCACTTGTGGCATAAGATAAATAAAGAAGGAACTCATGGAAACAGAGATGAAAGTAAAAACAGTAAACTTATGTCCAATAGTGTACCAAGCCAAAATCAAAAGCGGAAGATTGACCGCATAAAAGGTCAAAGAAATTGGAGCTGCATGCCCAAAACTTCTCTCTGTCAAAGCGGAAATGACCTGCGCCAAACCCGTTGCACCACTAGAATAGACATGCCCAGGCTGGAAAAAGAAATTCACAGCGATACTAGACAACATACCATAAAGCAGAGAAGCTGAAATCTTCTCTGCATATTTTTCTTTAGAAATACTTCGTAAAGTACGCCACAAACCAAATCGCTTGGCAACAACGTTTATCTTGTACCTTATTTTTTTAAGAAAAGTCGTTTTTTTAGTCATTTAACTGTAATTGTAAGGCTAATTCTTCAAGTTGCTTATCAGCAACTACGCTCGGTGCCTGGGTCATCGGGTCAGTTGCTTTATTATTTTTAGGGAAGGCAATCACTTCACGGATATTATCCTTACCAGCCAAAAGCATGACAAAGCGGTCAAGACCAATAGCCAAGCCACCATGTGGAGGGAAACCATAATCCATAGCTTCTAACAAGAAACCAAATTGCTCATAGGCATCTTCTTCTGTAAATCCGAGTGCTTTAAGCATACGTTCTTGCATGTCTTTTTGGTTGATACGGAGGCTACCGCCACCGAGTTCATAACCATTCAAAACAATGTCATATGCGACAGCACGAACGTTGGACAATTCGCCCTCAAGTTCATGAGCTGACGCTTGCGTTGGCAAAGTGAATGGGTGGTGGGCTGACATGTAGCGCCCTTCTTCTTCAGACCATTCAAACATTGGCCAGTCAACCACCCAAAGGAAGTTGAATTTAGAGTTGTCAATCATGTCAAGTTCTTTGGCGATTCGGCCACGTAAAGCACCAAGTGTATCGTTGGCTACTTCAAGTTTATCAGCAACAAAGAGCACCAAGTCATTTTCTTCAAGTTGTAAAGCATCTGTTAACTTATCTTCAATGCTTGTTAAGAATTTAGCAACTGGACCAGCAATCGCACCATCTGTCACTTTGATCCATGCAAGACCCTTAGCACCAAATTGTTTAGCAAATTCAGTCATCTTATCGATATCTTTACGAGAATACTTATCCGCATTTTCCTTAACCACAATGGCTTTGACCGCAGGAGCTTCTGAGAAAACCTTGAAATCAACATCTTTGACAACTTCTGTCAAGTCTTGCAACAACATGTCAAAACGGGTATCTGGTTTATCAGAACCATAACAGTTCATGGCATCATCATAAGCCATACGTGGGAAAGGAAGGGTAACGTCAATTCCTTTAGTATCTTTCATGACTTTAGCAATCATACCTTCAACGATATCTTGAATTTCTTGCTCATTGAGGAAGGACGTTTCTAAATCGACCTGTGTAAACTCAGGTTGACGATCACCACGTAAGTCTTCATCACGGAAGCATTTAACAATTTGGTAATAGCGGTCAAAGCCAGCATTCATGAGCAACTGTTTAGTAATTTGCGGACTTTGTGGAAGGGCATAAAAATGACCTTGGCTGACACGAGATGGCACAAGATAATCTCGTGCTCCCTCTGGAGTTGACTTGGTCAACATTGGTGTTTCAACGTCGATAAATTCAAGCTCATCCAAGTAGTTACGAATAGAGTGCGTTACTTTAGCACGTAGCTTGAAGTTTTCCAACATTTCTGGACGACGAAGATCCAAGTAACGGTATTTCAGACGATTATCATCAGAAACATCTACACCATCTTTGATTTCAAAAGGTGTTGTTTTAGCAGTATTTAGTACCGTCAAAGCACTTACTTTCAACTCAACTGCACCAGTCGCCAGATTGTCATTGGCTTGTTGGCGAGCTTCAACAGTTCCTGTAACCTCGATAACGCACTCGTTACGAAGGCTTTCAGCAGTTGCCATCACGTCACTTGAAACTTCTCCAGGATTAATCACCAACTGCATGATCCCCTCACGGTCACGTAAATCGATAAAAATCAAGCCACCTAGGTCACGACGGCGACCCACCCACCCTTTGAGGGTAATTTCCCATCCAATGTGTTCACTACGAACACGACCAGCATACATACTACGTTCAGTCATTTTTTTCTCCATGTATCAGTATTTCATACGCGAGGCGTATCGTTCCATATCATTGTACCAAAATATAAGAAAAAGTCCCACCATATCAGAGGGACTTTCTTGGAATATCTTTAGAGTAATTGTTCGAGGACAGCCGCAAAGTTACGACTAATCTCTTCAAAGCTAACGGTAACTTCCTGACGAGTGCTATTATTTTTGAGGGTGACTTGCCCAGCTTCAACTTCGCTACCACCTAAAGTCATGATTGTTTTAGCTTTAAAGACATCTGCTGACTTAAATTGTGCCTTGATTTTACGTCCTAAAACATCACGTTCTGCTGTAAAGCCTTGTGCTCGAACAGTCTGAACAAGCTCTAAAGCTTTGCTATTAGCTTCAGACCCTAAAACGGCGATGTAAAGATCCATTTCTGATGAAATGGGAAGCTCAATCCCCTGCTTGTCAATAATCATGAGCAAACGCTCCAAACCGAGACCAAAACCAAAACCAGGTGTCTCCGGGCCACCGAAATACTCAACCAAACCATCGTAGCGACCACCGGCACAAATAGTCAATTCAGATTTGTCAATCCTTGTGATGAATTCAAAAATGGTGTGGTTATAGTAATCTAGTCCACGAACCATATTGGTATCAATCACGTAAGGAATGTTAAGAGCTTCTAGCATAGCACGAACCTCATCGAAATGCGCTTGACTCTCCTCATCCAAGAAATCCAAGATAGACGGCGCATTTTCCACCGCAATCTTATCTTCTTTCTCTTTAGAATCCAAGACACGAAGAGGATTCTCCTCCAAACGACGCTGGCTATCCTTAGACAAACTATCACGCATAGGTGTCAAGTAATCGATCAAAGCTTGACGATAGGCCTGGCGGCTCTCTGTATTGCCAAGACTATTGAGATGGAGAACGACATCCTTAATGCCAAGTTCTGTAAAGAGCTGATAAGCCATGGCGATGGTCTCTACATCTGTCGCGGGGTTGCTTGATCCAAAGGCTTCAACACCAATTTGGTGGAATTCACGCAGGCGACCTGCCTGTGGACGCTCGTAACGGAACATAGACCCTATATAGTACATCTTGACAGGCTTTTGAATTTCTGGTGCAAAGAGCTTGTTTTCTACGTAAGAACGCACAACAGGAGCTGTTCCTTCAGGACGAAGGGTAATGTGACGATCACCCTTATCATGGAAATCGTACATCTCCTTAGTAACAATATCCGTTGTATCACCAACTGAGCGTGAAATGACCTCATAATGTTCAAACATTGGCGTGCGAATTTCACCGTAATTGTATTTTTTAAAGGTCTCACGCGCAAAATTTTCAACGTATTGCCATTTGGCGCTATCTGCAGGAAGAATATCCTGCGTTCCTTTAGGTTTTTGAAGTTTCATAATCTAAGATACAAAGGTCGTCAAATCCGACTGAAAAATCGGTAATCGCTGAAAATCCTGATTTTCAAAGCGATTGATCTTTTTTTCCGAGGGGTTTAGACCGCGTTCAATTCAAAACACAATCTGACCTATCCTTTCTCTGCTATTAATCTCTATTATTCTAACATGATTCTATCAAATTTTCGACTGTATTCTTAATTAATCGACTCCATTTATAAGCTCAAACTAAGCCATAACATCACTATTCTATAGCTTAAAACTAATTGAAAAGATATTTTTAAAAAGCTATTGCTTTTCAGAAAAAATAGGACTATAATGCCTTATCAATAACTTTCCAGGAGGAAACTAGGGTGTTCGAATTGTTCAAAAACGTCCTATTGGGGAAACCCCTCAAATCTGACGATGGGAACGGTGACAGTCATTTACTTAACAAGTTACAAGGCCTCGCCATGTTGTCCAGTGATGCTCTTTCATCCATTGCTTACGGTCCCGAACAGGTTATCTTGGTCCTGACTGCTCTCTCGGCTGGTGCTATCTGGTGGTCCCTTCCTATCGGAATCGGTGTCCTCATTCTCCTTATCAGTCTGACCATCTCCTACAGCCAGGTTATCCACGCTTATCCCAACGGTGGTGGTGCCTATATGGTTTCTACCGAAAATCTCTCACCAAAACTAGGCCTCCTAGCTGGTGGTAGCCTCCTTATCGACTACATGCTAACCGTAGCCGTATCGGTAGCCTCAGGCGCTGATGCCATCACCTCCGCCTTTCCTGGACTTAAAGACGTCAACCTAGAAATTTCCATCGTCTTAGTTCTCGTCCTCATGCTCATGAACCTGCGTGGCCTACACGAATCCGCCACTGCGCTTTTTATCCCCGTCTATCTTTTCATTGGGGCAATCCTTCTACTGCTTGTCTTTGGTGTGATTAATATCATGACAGGGAACCTTGCCTTCCATGCAACAGCAAAAATTGGTAGCCCAACAAGCGGGATTAGTCTATTCTTGATATTACGTGCCTTTACCAGTGGTTCGGCATCTCTAACTGGTGTTGAAGCCATTTCAAATGCCGTCCCATTTTTCAAGAAACCTAAAACTAAAAATGCCGTTGAAACACTGGTTATCATGTCCAGCATTTTGGGAGTTATGTTCATTGGAATTACCTTCCTCAACTATTGGTTAGGCATCATCCCTTCAAAAAATGTGACAATACTAGCCCAAATCGCACAAGTTGTCTTTGGTCATAATGCTCTAGGTCAAGCTTTCTTCTATGTTTTCCAATTAGCAACAGCTATGATTCTGGCAGTGGCTGCTAATACTGGCTTTTCAGCCTTTCCTGTCCTAGCCTATAATATGGCCAAAAACAAATACATGCCACACCTGTATTTGGAAAAAGGAGCACGTTTAGGTTATTCCAACGGTATTATCACACTTGCAGTCGGTGCCATTCTCTTACTTTTCTTGTTTAACGGTTCCACAGAAGCTCTCATCCCACTCTATACGATTGGTGTCTTTATTCCTTTTGCCCTTGCGCAAACAGGAATGATCGTCTATTGGAAAAAACAATCTGGCAAACATTACCTTAAAAAAGCCATTGCAAACATCCTTGGAGCTATCATTTGCTATGGTATTATTGCGATTCTACTGGCCTTTCGTATGAGAGATATCTGGCCTTTTTTCCCGATTATTACCCTCCTAATGTTTCTGTTTATAGCTATCCATAAACATTACGTGCAAGTCGCTAAGCAATTGCGCCTACAAGAAGAAGAGCAAGAAGCAGCTACCTTTACTGGAAATCAGGTTTTAGTACTTCTGGGAAATATGACACAAGCTACTGCCCAAGCGCTCAGTTATGCCAATGCGATTGGAACACAGGTCACGGCACTCCATATTTCAACCAAAGAAACGCAAGATAAAGATGCTGAAATCATCCGTGAGTTCCAAGCAAAATACCCAAGCACCGAGCTGGTGATAATTGATTCTGACTATCGTGACATCATCAAGCCAACCGTTGATTATGTTCGCAAATGTAGCCAAGTAGCCAAAGACAAGCATCAAACCTTAACTGTGCTCATTCCTCAATTTGTTCCTAAAAGATCTTGGCAAAAACTCCTTCATAATCAAATGAGCCTGCGCCTCAAATATTATTTACGATGGCATGAAGGTATCGTTATTTCATCCTATTCCTACCATTTAAAAGATTAAATTGAAGCATATTCAAAAACACAAGGATAATTCGATCCTTGTGTTTTCTTACTGTTCGTCCCTGTTAGATTACAGAGATAGACTATTAGAGCTCTTTTCTGCGGCTCTATTTTTACTTCCTTTTTCAAACAACAAGGTAGCTTTTACTTAGCCAAAAAGTTCGTTTTCTTTTTATGGACCCTAGAGCTTCTCATTTCTAGGCTCGCGGGCTAAAACAGCTCACTGGGGTCCGAACCTCTCGCTTCTTATTTCTAGGCTCGCGGGCTAAAACAGCCCACTGGGCTGTTTTACTCCCATACTTTGTCACGGATGGTTTTGATAAGGTTAAGTTTTTGCCACTGGTCCTCTTCGGTCAATACATTGCCTTCTTCAGTTGAGGCAAAACCACATTGGGTTGAAATGCCAAGATTTTTGTATGGTACATAGACAGATGCCTCTTGAAGACGAGCAATAATCTTGTCCACATCTTCCAAGGTAGGGTCTTTTGATGTAATAACACCTAGAACCAGTTCGACATGGTCACGGTGATTCCAGATATCCACAAGGGGTGTGAAGTCACCTGAGCGGTTATCATCGTATTCTAAGAAGAAAATATCGTAATTGAGTTGTCCCAGGTACTTGGCAACCACATCGTAGCCACCTTCGTATAGGTAGGTAGACTTGAAGTTCCCTCGACAGATATGCGTAGCAAGGGTCAAGTCCTCTGGTAAGCCCGTCAGGGCTTTGTTTATAGTGTCCACGATTTCTTGAGCTTGCGCACGATAACTATCATGTTCATCGCCACTGGTTTCGTTTAATTTGGCAATCAAAAATGCCCAAGTCGTATCGTCCAACTGCACATAACGTGCTCCCAAATCATAAAAACGTTGGATAGTGTCATGGTAAGCTTGCGCCAAGTCATTTAGGTAGTCCTCACGACTGTCATAAAAATCCAAGGCTAAGTCGCTACGACCATCACGGAAAACCATAGATGGACTTGGAATGGTGATTTTAGGCGTCACACCTTCTGGCGTAATTGATTTCAAATACTCAAAATCACGGTAGAAGGGATGGTCAGGATTTTCCGCAATTTTACCAGCCACACGAACGTTAGTCGTCCGTGTGTTGGCACCGTGAAACTTGTAAGAGTCCTCCTGTAAGTAAGCTTCATAACCTGTCAGTTCCCACAGGAAATCCAAGTGCCACCAAGAACGACCGAATTCACCGTCAGTAACAACTTTCAAACCATTGTCAACTTCATGGTGAACCAAGTCTTTAACCAATTCATCCTGGATGTCAAGCAATTCCTCGCGAGAAATCTCGCCACTAGCAAACTGATCGCGAGCTTCTTTGAGCTTGGCTGGACGCAAATAAGAACCGACATGATCAAAATGATGCTGTACTTTAGACATAGACTTACCTCTTTTTCTTTTCTAGAATTAGCAGGGCGAATACTATCGCATATAAGTCTAGGATAACAAAGCCAGCTATAAGTGACAAATATAACTTTATTATATTAAGTCATAGGTGGAAACTATACTTAACATCTCAAAAAAAGTGTCAAGTAACTTTACTTTACAAAAAAGATATGTTATCATGCTATAGTTGATGAAAATTCATCTCTATATTAACTGGGCAGATTGAATACCAAGAATGGTAACATTAAGGTAAATCTATAAGTCCCTGAATATTTACTTATCGAAAGGAAGAAACCAAAATGGCAGTACCTGCACGTCGCACCTCAAAAGCGAAGAAAAACAAACGTCGTACGCACTACAAATTAACAGCTCCAACTGTAAAATTTGACGAAACTACTGGAGATTACTCACGTTCTCACCGTGTATCACTTAAAGGATACTACAAAGGACGTAAAATCGCTAAAGCTAACGAAGCTAAATAATAGAAGGGAGATACCATGCGCGTAAACATTACACTTGAACACAAAGAATCTGGTGAACGCTTGTACCTTACTTCAAAAAACAAACGTAACACTCCAGACCGTCTTCAATTGAAAAAATACTCACCAAAATTGCGTAAGCACGTTGTGTTTACTGAGGTTAAATAATTGAATTTAAAAAGCCTATGAAACCAATGTTTCTAGGCTTTTTCTTTTTTCTCTGTTTTTAATCTACGCGATAGAAATACTCGTTCGTATTGCCACTATTGTCATACTGGCCAACCAAAAGGCGTTCTTTACTCTTATCTGACTGATCTTTATTTGAGGCAGTATCACCTACTGGTAGGTAGCGAATGCCATACCCTCCTGAACGGCTACCAATAGGCTGTACACCTGTTCCCCAATGATTGTTAGTATTTGAAAGATCACCTGCCTGTCCTTGGGAACCATTCATCGTTACCATTTTATCAGCTGAAATAGTAATTTCATCACCCTTGGCATTTTTCCAAGTACCAACTAAGTGTTCAAAAGTATAGCTCGTCGAAGTAGAATCAGGGATTGTTGTTTCGGAGGTGGCTACATTTTCTTTGCTCAATACCTGCCAGTTTAAGCCTGATAGGTCTATAGGATTTTCAGCCATACTTGCTTGCTGCTCTTCTGAACCCATGATAATCGCTTTTTCCTCGACTGTGGTAAAACCACTATTATCAGGATTTAGGCGTATCTTTTGCAAACTCCCTTTTCCCTGATGAGATGTCCATTCGAGACGAGTAACCGTTCCATCTGCATTAACTTCAAAACTAGAACGATAACCACCACCTGAAGCAACTTCTGAATGTGCTAAATAGGTAGAAACGTTATTTTTGAGGTAATACAGAGCTATCGGATGAATACCGTTGCCAACATCTGTCCCTGTAAACAACTCCTTGCTGCCATTCTTGTCAATATCATAAAAGGCATAATGGCTGACATTATTAATATCTGAAGCAATTTTAGAGAGTGTATCTGCATATAGAGCCTCATAATCTTTTAAATCATTTTCCTCTGACTGTGACCTTGATGGCTCTGTAGCACCAGATTGATCAGATGTCGATTTTGTCACCGTTTTTTTGGATGACTGAGTCGTTTTCTTAGATCGTTTGAAAGTCTTACTAGCATTCGATTCAGGTTTAGTATGACAAGCACTTAATAGCAAGACACATGATAAGCTAATTCCTAATTTTAATAATACCTTCATATTCAGATCCTCTCGACTTTTTTCTCTATTATACACTAAAAATAGAAATAGATTTTCATTTTTTTTGGATATTTTGAGGTTTTTATCATTTTAATGACTAATAGATAAGATTTAGTTTAGAAAATCGTTTTACAGAATAATATGCTAGAGACTACTATTCTAATCATACTTAATACTGACATCTCCACAACAATCTTATTTACTTCTCCCAATAATATAAGATAATAAAACTAAGCTAATTATAGTTCCCTCTCTGACCACTATCGGTTGATGAAACACAATAGAAATTAGCACGGATAATGTGACACAAATAATATCAATGCCATACCTATAGCTTGAAAATTCCTTTACTGTCAATGAAGACATCAGTTGACAGAATTTTTCTATTGGAAAAATTAATATTCCAAAATGGATTATTCTTCCCGTTCCAAAGCCAGCAATGCAGGTACCCGTAATGAAAACAACAATTTTCATAATATAGTTAGAGAATAACAAATCAATAAAGATATCATAAACAAAAAAATTAATAGCGTAACCTAAGAATAGCACTGAGAATACCATCAAAATATAATCCCTAAAACTTTTTCTCTTATCAAGAAAATAACTGGTGATCAAAAATAAACCATTAATGATTCCCGTCACTGTTCCAATTTTTATGTCAAATAGTTCTGCTACAGCAACATTGAAGGAATTGAAGCTACTAACACCAATATCCGCCTTGATTGTTAAACTAATCCCAAGTGCCGAAATCATATAAAATAAAAATGATAATATCGTCTTTTTTATCATAAGTCCCTCCTTTTCAGTTTCTATTTTAGCCTTATTAGCGTAAAATAAATATGAGAAATCTCATATAAAAAGGAATCATTATGACATCTCCTATTCAAGAATTGCTACCCGTCTCAATATTGGACCAAAGTAAAGTATTAACCTTTAATAACAACGAAACAATCATTCAAGAAAATCAAAATCTTGACTATCTCTTTTATATTCTGAAGGGTCGAGCAAAGATATATCACAACACTGAAAACGGAAAAACAATCCTACTTCATTTTTTAAACCAAAATGATTGGATTGGGGAATTGACCTTTTTAGAAATTGAAGAAAAAACAAAATACGTTGCTGCTATTGGTACAGTAGAAGTTCTAGCAATTCCAAAAAAGGTGGTAACCTCCAAGCTTTTAAACGATCCTTATTTTTTGAAAGAACTAAGTCAATTTATCGGAAAGAAGCTTTTAGAAAGAACGAATCATTTAATCAAGAATCAAGGGTATCAACTCAAATATCGTTTGGCAACACTCATTATTGACTTATCGCATCATCAGATTTATTGTGAAAAACATACAACAATCGTTGATTATTTAGGGGTAAGTTATCGTCATCTTCTACAAATTTTTAAGGAATTTCAAGAAGAAGGGTATTTAGAAAAGATAGGGCATCAAACATATATCATTGATTATCATAAACTAAAAAAACTTTATATTTTTAATAACTAAAAAAGCTGGAACAAGAGTCCCAGCCTTTTATTATCTGTAATGTTTTAATGCCGTAGCTCGTTTCACATAAGCCTAGAAAGCTCATAGCAGGTGAAATCATTCGTACCGAAAATCAATTTCTCTAGTTTATCATTTCATAACTATTCCCATCATTTATGAAATCAGGTAGACAGCTATAACCATTATAACTTCCTGTAGCAAATCATTTTATATTTTCGGTAATTTAGATTTGTTCAATAGAAGTGAACTGATCAACACTGATAAGGAACTCATCGCCATTGCCAATCCAGCTAATTCAGGGTTAAGGGTTAAGCCAAAGGCTACAAAGAGTCCAGCGGCGATTGGAATACCAATTAGATTATAGATCGAAGCCCAGAAAAGATTGAGGAGAATCCGTTTAAAGGTTTTCTTACTCATATCATAAGCTCTCACAACACCTAGCAAGTCATTTTGAATCAAGACAACGCCACCCGATTCGATGGCAATATCCGTTCCTGCCCCCATAGCGATACCAACATCAGCTAGGCTAAGCGCTGGAGCGTCGTTGATTCCATCACCGACAAAGGCTACTTTACCTTCTTTTTGAAGCGCTTTAATCTGGTCTGCCTTATCTTGTGGCAAGACATCTGAAATAACTTGGTTGATACCGACTTCCTCAGCAATAGCGTGCGCCACACGCTCATTATCACCTGTCAGCATAACTGTCTTAAGACCCCTAGCTTCCAAGGCTCTAATAGCTTTTTGTGAGGTTTCTTTAGGCACATCCTGGATGGCAATAAGTCCAATGACTTCTGATTCTTTGGCCAAGATAACCACGGTTTTAGCTTGGTTTTGCAGTTCTTTCATTTGCTCTTCTAGAGAGTCTGGGAAGGTTCTACCTTCTTGCAAACGA
The sequence above is drawn from the Streptococcus pluranimalium genome and encodes:
- the yeiL gene encoding transcriptional regulator YeiL, which encodes MTSPIQELLPVSILDQSKVLTFNNNETIIQENQNLDYLFYILKGRAKIYHNTENGKTILLHFLNQNDWIGELTFLEIEEKTKYVAAIGTVEVLAIPKKVVTSKLLNDPYFLKELSQFIGKKLLERTNHLIKNQGYQLKYRLATLIIDLSHHQIYCEKHTTIVDYLGVSYRHLLQIFKEFQEEGYLEKIGHQTYIIDYHKLKKLYIFNN
- a CDS encoding YczE/YyaS/YitT family protein, whose protein sequence is MIKKTILSFLFYMISALGISLTIKADIGVSSFNSFNVAVAELFDIKIGTVTGIINGLFLITSYFLDKRKSFRDYILMVFSVLFLGYAINFFVYDIFIDLLFSNYIMKIVVFITGTCIAGFGTGRIIHFGILIFPIEKFCQLMSSLTVKEFSSYRYGIDIICVTLSVLISIVFHQPIVVREGTIISLVLLSYIIGRSK